One stretch of Candidatus Palauibacter polyketidifaciens DNA includes these proteins:
- a CDS encoding ferritin, producing AIDAPPSEFGAPLEVFEAALGHERKVTGMIGDLYRLAMDEADYPAQVMLQWFVNEQVEEEKTISDIVDRLRLAGDDKSALLMLETELGQRTGDPEADPGD from the coding sequence GGCGATCGATGCCCCGCCCTCGGAGTTCGGTGCGCCGCTGGAGGTGTTCGAGGCGGCGTTGGGGCACGAGCGGAAGGTCACCGGGATGATCGGCGACCTCTATCGCCTCGCGATGGACGAAGCCGACTATCCCGCCCAGGTCATGCTGCAGTGGTTCGTCAACGAGCAGGTCGAGGAGGAGAAGACGATCTCCGACATCGTCGACCGGCTGCGGCTCGCGGGCGACGACAAGTCGGCCCTGCTCATGCTCGAGACCGAGCTGGGCCAGAGGACGGGCGACCCGGAGGCCGACCCGGGCGACTAG
- a CDS encoding D-aminoacylase, whose product MRGGAPAARIPGRPTLPGTAPAFAAALVLAACGLAPESADDAPASRAGDAPYDLVIVGGTVVDGTGGDRFTADVGIRDGRVAEVAREGELSGQGAEEIDAVGLIVSPGFIDHHNHVQNQVHRRPLVENFIRQGITTILPSLHSGDQPYPLRDYMEDLEVAPNIGFFAGHTWTRRQVLGLEDRAPTPEELDEMRDLVRETMEDGALGLASGLLYVPANYAETDEVIELAKVAAEYGGIYYTHMRDEARGLLPAVREAIRIGAEGGLPVHINHFKAMGVDSWGKTIESLALVDSARAEGIDVKVDVYPYTAGSTGSGVLFPQWVLAGGIDSFRVRVTDPETRRRVHREIEEWMRRDWTGGDLSRIQFRTLRAFPEYNGRRMSDLAADRGLPNNDATGVQLAIELQLAGGFSAIYHFMDEADVIRIMRHPQAMFETDGDPVGYGLGFPHPRSYGTFPRILGRYVREMGVLTLEEAIRKMTSMSADQIGQSDRGRIAPGMWADITVFDADRIIDQADYVDPHRYSVGIHHVIVNGVPVILDGSVTGAKPGHVLKGPARHLTETRGG is encoded by the coding sequence GTGAGGGGCGGGGCCCCGGCGGCGCGCATCCCGGGGCGGCCGACCCTTCCGGGGACGGCCCCGGCATTCGCGGCCGCGCTGGTCCTCGCCGCTTGCGGCTTGGCGCCGGAGTCGGCGGACGACGCCCCTGCATCCCGCGCGGGCGACGCTCCGTACGACCTCGTGATCGTCGGCGGAACGGTCGTTGACGGGACGGGCGGCGACCGCTTCACCGCCGACGTGGGAATCCGTGACGGCCGCGTGGCCGAGGTCGCCCGCGAGGGCGAGCTCTCGGGACAGGGGGCCGAGGAGATCGATGCCGTCGGGCTCATCGTCTCCCCCGGGTTCATTGACCACCACAACCACGTCCAGAACCAGGTCCACCGGCGACCGCTGGTCGAGAACTTCATCCGCCAGGGGATCACGACGATCCTTCCCTCGCTGCACAGCGGCGACCAGCCGTACCCGCTGCGCGACTACATGGAGGATCTCGAGGTCGCGCCCAACATCGGCTTCTTCGCGGGCCACACCTGGACCCGCCGGCAGGTGCTCGGATTGGAGGACCGCGCGCCGACGCCGGAGGAACTCGACGAGATGCGGGACCTGGTGCGCGAGACGATGGAGGACGGCGCGCTCGGGCTCGCGAGCGGGCTCCTCTACGTCCCGGCGAACTACGCCGAGACGGACGAGGTCATCGAACTGGCGAAGGTCGCGGCCGAATACGGAGGCATCTACTACACGCACATGCGGGACGAGGCGCGCGGCCTCCTGCCGGCCGTGCGAGAGGCGATCCGCATCGGCGCCGAGGGCGGACTTCCCGTCCACATCAACCACTTCAAGGCGATGGGAGTCGACAGCTGGGGGAAGACCATCGAATCGCTCGCGCTCGTGGACTCCGCGCGCGCCGAAGGCATCGATGTCAAGGTCGACGTCTACCCGTACACGGCGGGCAGTACGGGCTCCGGCGTGCTCTTCCCGCAGTGGGTGCTGGCGGGCGGCATCGATTCGTTCCGGGTCCGCGTCACCGACCCCGAGACCCGGAGGCGCGTGCACCGGGAAATCGAGGAGTGGATGCGCCGCGACTGGACGGGTGGAGACCTCTCACGCATCCAGTTCCGCACCCTGCGCGCCTTCCCGGAATACAACGGGAGGCGGATGTCGGACCTCGCCGCGGACCGAGGGCTGCCTAACAACGACGCCACCGGCGTCCAACTCGCGATCGAACTCCAGTTGGCGGGCGGATTCAGCGCCATCTACCACTTCATGGACGAGGCGGACGTCATCCGCATCATGCGGCACCCGCAGGCGATGTTCGAGACGGACGGCGACCCGGTCGGCTACGGCCTCGGCTTCCCGCATCCGCGCAGCTACGGCACCTTCCCGCGCATACTCGGGCGCTACGTGCGCGAGATGGGCGTGCTCACGCTGGAGGAAGCGATTCGCAAGATGACCTCAATGTCGGCGGACCAGATCGGTCAGTCGGATCGCGGCCGGATCGCGCCCGGCATGTGGGCGGACATCACCGTCTTCGACGCCGACCGCATCATCGACCAGGCGGACTACGTGGACCCGCACCGCTACTCGGTCGGCATCCACCACGTGATCGTGAACGGCGTCCCCGTCATCCTCGACGGCTCCGTCACGGGCGCGAAGCCCGGCCACGTGCTGAAGGGCCCCGCCCGCCACCTCACCGAAACGCGCGGGGGGTAG
- a CDS encoding amidohydrolase family protein, which yields MMVSARRSVRMTGVLALTIFATLLGVPAAAAQEGMIALVGGQLLDGYEVPPIHHAAVVIEGNRIVAVGPASEIEIPPDAEVIDTRGKTMMPGMVDAHVHIMILGHGDYSRWFPWFEGNDDLVYETSAKQLLAAGVTAGVDLAAPMSSLAFRDRVNRNEVPGPRLLASGPWVTRYAWGFLPAELRVLHRTPEEAAERTRMLIDAGVDVIKTWIGTTEEDMRAIKAVAGPAGVPIHCHVYAEEVVWGAIRGGCDVLQHAGSGGSVPPYSQELVDHIAMEGIPVVQTISHRIWIYPATVEFPERLWDPDIIDSFPEPIREQVLNSYTKDDFWRKPYFRTTPRQIRNSEQAGRQFIDADAVMAMGTDTGSPLNFHAESAWREVSAFVDMGMTEIEAISAATKVSAEVLGLSETGTIEPGKLADIIVVDGNPLFDINVLGYVTDVIKDGIIYKRDGVPVWETGHAQTSASGR from the coding sequence ATGATGGTTTCCGCCCGCCGCTCCGTCCGGATGACCGGGGTCCTCGCACTCACGATCTTCGCCACGCTCCTCGGGGTTCCGGCCGCCGCCGCCCAGGAAGGGATGATCGCGCTCGTCGGAGGCCAGCTGCTCGATGGATACGAGGTGCCCCCGATCCATCATGCGGCCGTCGTCATCGAGGGGAATCGCATCGTCGCTGTGGGGCCCGCGTCCGAGATCGAGATCCCGCCGGACGCGGAGGTCATCGACACGCGGGGCAAGACGATGATGCCCGGGATGGTCGACGCGCACGTCCACATCATGATTCTCGGACACGGCGACTACAGCCGGTGGTTCCCGTGGTTCGAGGGGAATGACGACCTCGTGTACGAGACGTCCGCCAAACAGTTGCTCGCCGCCGGTGTGACGGCGGGGGTCGACCTCGCGGCACCGATGTCCAGCCTCGCTTTCCGGGACCGGGTGAACCGCAACGAAGTCCCCGGTCCCAGGCTCCTCGCGAGCGGCCCCTGGGTCACCCGCTACGCCTGGGGCTTCCTGCCCGCCGAACTCCGCGTCCTGCACCGCACGCCCGAAGAAGCGGCGGAGCGGACGCGGATGCTGATCGACGCCGGAGTCGACGTCATCAAGACGTGGATCGGCACGACCGAGGAGGACATGCGGGCGATCAAGGCGGTGGCGGGTCCGGCGGGCGTCCCCATCCACTGCCACGTCTACGCGGAGGAGGTCGTGTGGGGGGCGATCAGAGGCGGCTGCGACGTGCTCCAGCACGCGGGCTCGGGCGGCAGCGTCCCCCCCTACTCGCAGGAACTCGTCGATCACATCGCGATGGAGGGGATCCCGGTCGTACAGACGATTTCGCACCGGATCTGGATCTACCCGGCCACGGTCGAATTCCCGGAGCGCCTCTGGGATCCCGATATCATCGACAGCTTCCCCGAGCCGATCCGGGAGCAGGTGCTGAATTCCTACACGAAAGACGACTTCTGGAGGAAGCCCTACTTCCGCACCACGCCGCGCCAGATCCGCAACAGCGAGCAGGCGGGGCGCCAGTTCATCGACGCGGATGCAGTCATGGCGATGGGCACGGATACCGGGTCGCCTCTGAACTTCCACGCGGAATCGGCGTGGCGTGAGGTGTCGGCCTTCGTCGACATGGGCATGACGGAGATCGAGGCGATTTCGGCGGCCACCAAGGTCTCGGCGGAGGTCCTCGGGCTCAGCGAGACGGGTACGATCGAGCCGGGCAAGCTCGCGGACATCATCGTCGTGGACGGCAACCCGTTGTTCGACATCAACGTGCTCGGCTACGTGACCGACGTGATCAAGGACGGGATCATCTACAAGCGCGACGGGGTGCCGGTCTGGGAGACGGGCCACGCGCAGACCAGCGCGAGCGGGCGGTGA
- a CDS encoding Ig-like domain-containing protein, which translates to MNQSRIVRSRIVSFAAVALSATLWFYACGDGSTEPLPPPPTRPDPPTPATVLVSPDETRLTALGNTVQLTAEVRDQNGQVMAGAAVTWSSSGAAVATVNESGLATAEGNGSATITAAVGEAAGTAAVTVAQEADTVVVSAAAATLVAGDTLRILAEALDANGHVVPAAAFSWSSSDSAVATVDTAGLVTAVGPGRAVIAATSARATGHMELLVIPLVGSILVSPAADTIAPGDTLRLVAEAFDANGQPVAGAAFSWASSNAAVATVNESGVVRGVTEGTATLTATSVGARGTSEISVVNPDRAALVALYRATDGPNWRRSNNWLTGAPLGSWYGVQTNEQGRVKELKLFDNKLTGSIPPELGDLSNLTFLMLCQNELTGPIPPELGNLSNLTVLSLCGNGLTGSTPPELGRLSTLKELDVESNQLTGSIPPELGKLSDLAFLWLGHNKLSGTIPPELGDLDRLRRLDLESSGVTGSIPPELGNLSSLEWLDLGFNSLTGAIPPELGNLASLEWLDFERNPITGTIPPELGNLSNLNTLILSDSQLTGTIPPELGKLSRLEQLAILYNEHLTGAIPPALAELPKLRSLDLRLNDLTGRIPSEFGKAPSLKTLILRGNSLSGPIPPEIGDAPLLGNLSFDHNELSGRVPPEIGRLDSLRILDLTGNTEMAGALPTTLTALEHVAAVLTGETSLCAPNDLDFVRWLRGVPRQRVPLCELPAAYLVQAVQSRSFPVPLVAGEPALLRVFATATKETDARIPPVRATFYLGGDEVHTVTIPAKSATIPTQVDESSLALSSDAEIPGSVLVPGLEMVIEIDPDNTLDPNLLVEKRIPATGRASIDTNDMPLLDLTVIPLLWQSDPDSSVLDLTENMTAGHSLFTDTHMLLPVEDMDVTVHANVLNSTDDIYQLLRDVTALRVVEGGTGHWMGIMPNARGAAGVAHAGGGWTTVAKPRASTVAHELGHNMSLLHAPCGSPSLVDGRYPHRDGSIGSWGFDFRSEELVPPSRKDLLSYCPPRWIGGYHFSRALRYRLEVEGFQQDAAPAPPARSLLLWGGADADGVPSLEPAFVVDAPPGLPPYGADYRLVGSDADGVELFALNFDIPEVAHGGGSSSFAFTLPVESTWENALASVTLTGPGGSVALNADSNAPMAILRDPRTGQVRGILRDLPRSPQAAMAAARAAAGAGQDLEVLFSRGIPDAAAWRR; encoded by the coding sequence ATGAATCAGTCTCGGATCGTTCGTTCCCGGATCGTTTCCTTTGCGGCTGTGGCGCTGTCGGCCACCCTCTGGTTCTACGCCTGCGGCGATGGCTCGACCGAACCTCTCCCGCCCCCACCGACCAGGCCCGACCCGCCGACGCCGGCGACCGTGCTGGTGAGCCCGGACGAGACCCGGCTGACCGCGCTGGGCAATACCGTGCAGCTGACCGCCGAGGTGCGCGACCAGAACGGACAGGTGATGGCGGGCGCCGCGGTGACCTGGTCGAGTAGCGGGGCCGCGGTGGCGACGGTGAACGAGTCCGGGCTGGCGACGGCCGAGGGAAACGGATCGGCCACGATCACGGCGGCAGTCGGGGAGGCCGCGGGGACCGCGGCGGTGACGGTGGCCCAGGAGGCGGACACCGTCGTGGTCTCCGCGGCGGCCGCCACGCTGGTGGCGGGCGACACGTTGCGGATCCTGGCGGAAGCTCTCGACGCAAACGGACACGTTGTGCCGGCAGCGGCGTTCTCCTGGTCCTCGAGCGACAGCGCGGTGGCCACCGTGGATACCGCCGGACTCGTTACGGCCGTCGGTCCGGGTCGGGCCGTCATCGCCGCCACGTCGGCGCGCGCAACCGGGCACATGGAACTCCTGGTGATCCCCTTGGTCGGTTCGATCCTCGTCTCTCCGGCGGCCGACACCATCGCTCCCGGCGACACGCTGCGGCTGGTCGCCGAGGCGTTCGACGCCAACGGCCAGCCGGTCGCGGGCGCGGCGTTCTCCTGGGCCTCGAGCAACGCCGCGGTGGCAACGGTCAACGAATCCGGAGTGGTACGAGGCGTCACTGAAGGCACGGCGACCCTCACCGCCACTTCGGTTGGTGCACGAGGCACTTCCGAGATCTCCGTCGTGAACCCCGACCGAGCGGCCCTGGTGGCGCTCTATCGCGCTACCGACGGGCCGAACTGGCGCAGGAGCAATAACTGGCTGACCGGTGCACCGCTCGGCAGTTGGTACGGGGTTCAGACGAATGAACAGGGGAGGGTCAAGGAGCTCAAGCTCTTCGACAACAAGCTGACGGGTTCGATACCTCCCGAACTCGGTGACCTGTCGAACCTGACGTTTCTCATGCTTTGCCAGAACGAACTCACGGGTCCGATCCCGCCTGAACTCGGTAACCTGTCGAACCTGACGGTGCTCAGCCTCTGCGGGAACGGGCTGACCGGATCGACACCGCCGGAACTGGGCAGGCTCTCAACGCTCAAGGAGCTGGATGTCGAGAGCAACCAGTTGACGGGATCGATACCTCCCGAACTGGGCAAGCTGTCCGACCTGGCGTTCCTGTGGCTCGGCCACAACAAGCTGAGCGGTACTATCCCGCCGGAACTGGGCGATCTTGATCGTCTCAGGCGCCTGGACCTGGAAAGCAGCGGGGTGACCGGTTCCATCCCGCCGGAATTGGGCAACCTCTCGTCGCTGGAATGGCTCGACCTCGGCTTCAACTCACTGACCGGCGCGATCCCGCCCGAACTCGGAAACCTCGCATCGCTGGAATGGCTCGACTTCGAGCGAAACCCGATCACCGGTACGATCCCGCCCGAACTCGGAAACCTCTCCAACCTCAACACCCTGATCCTGTCGGACAGCCAACTGACGGGCACGATTCCCCCGGAACTCGGCAAACTCTCCAGGCTGGAACAGCTGGCGATCCTGTACAACGAGCATCTGACGGGCGCGATACCCCCCGCACTCGCCGAGTTGCCGAAGCTGCGATCGCTCGACCTCAGGCTCAATGACCTTACGGGCAGGATTCCGTCCGAGTTCGGAAAGGCTCCCTCCCTGAAAACCCTGATCTTGCGGGGGAACAGCCTCTCGGGGCCCATTCCGCCCGAGATCGGCGACGCGCCGTTGCTGGGAAACCTGAGCTTCGATCACAACGAGCTCTCGGGACGAGTGCCGCCCGAGATCGGCAGGCTGGACTCCCTGCGCATCCTCGATCTGACGGGCAACACCGAGATGGCCGGTGCCCTGCCCACCACCCTCACTGCGCTCGAACACGTCGCCGCCGTCCTGACGGGTGAAACGAGCCTGTGCGCGCCGAACGACCTCGATTTCGTGAGGTGGCTGCGCGGGGTCCCGCGGCAGCGCGTTCCGCTCTGTGAGCTGCCGGCCGCTTACCTTGTCCAGGCCGTTCAGTCCCGATCGTTCCCGGTTCCTCTGGTCGCGGGGGAGCCCGCGCTGCTGCGCGTGTTCGCGACCGCGACGAAGGAAACGGACGCCCGGATCCCGCCCGTCCGCGCGACGTTCTACCTGGGCGGGGACGAGGTCCACACCGTCACGATTCCGGCCAAGTCGGCCACAATCCCGACCCAGGTGGACGAATCGTCGCTGGCGTTGTCGTCGGATGCGGAGATTCCCGGCTCCGTGCTGGTGCCGGGTCTGGAGATGGTCATCGAGATCGATCCCGACAATACGCTGGACCCCAACCTGCTGGTCGAGAAGCGGATCCCCGCAACGGGACGCGCGAGCATCGATACAAACGACATGCCGCTCCTCGATCTGACCGTGATCCCGCTCCTGTGGCAATCGGATCCGGACTCCTCGGTCCTGGACCTGACCGAAAACATGACCGCCGGGCACTCCCTATTTACGGACACGCACATGCTACTGCCCGTGGAGGATATGGACGTGACGGTGCATGCCAACGTCTTGAACTCGACGGACGACATCTACCAACTCCTCAGGGACGTGACGGCGCTTCGAGTCGTGGAAGGGGGGACGGGCCACTGGATGGGCATCATGCCGAATGCCAGAGGAGCCGCGGGCGTGGCCCATGCCGGAGGCGGCTGGACGACCGTGGCAAAGCCCCGTGCCTCCACGGTCGCGCACGAACTCGGTCACAACATGAGCCTGCTCCATGCCCCCTGCGGCAGCCCAAGTCTCGTCGACGGGCGCTACCCCCATCGTGACGGGTCCATCGGCTCCTGGGGCTTCGATTTTCGTTCCGAGGAGCTGGTTCCGCCCAGCCGCAAGGACCTCCTGTCCTATTGCCCCCCCCGCTGGATCGGCGGCTACCACTTCTCTCGTGCGCTCCGCTATCGCCTGGAAGTTGAGGGGTTCCAGCAGGATGCGGCGCCCGCGCCTCCGGCGCGGTCCCTGCTCCTCTGGGGGGGGGCCGATGCCGACGGCGTTCCTTCACTGGAGCCGGCCTTTGTCGTTGACGCCCCGCCCGGACTGCCGCCATACGGGGCGGACTACCGGCTGGTGGGAAGTGATGCGGATGGCGTCGAATTGTTCGCGCTGAACTTCGACATTCCAGAGGTGGCGCACGGGGGAGGCAGTTCGTCGTTCGCGTTCACGCTCCCCGTGGAATCCACCTGGGAGAACGCCCTCGCGAGCGTGACGCTCACCGGCCCCGGCGGCTCCGTCGCCCTGAACGCCGACAGCAACGCGCCGATGGCTATCCTGCGCGACCCCCGCACCGGTCAGGTGCGCGGCATCCTGCGGGACCTGCCTCGATCCCCTCAGGCCGCCATGGCCGCAGCCCGGGCCGCCGCCGGGGCCGGGCAAGACCTTGAGGTGCTGTTCAGCCGCGGAATCCCCGATGCCGCGGCCTGGAGGCGGTGA
- a CDS encoding enoyl-CoA hydratase-related protein produces MSAGAEVPLLVEAEGPVRILRLNRPHRLNAVSLPMYEALETELARIGADFETRVVIVTGTGRGFCSGADLKAHRDHEASRAERHAYIETSQRVFRALQTLPQPVVAAVNGHAIGAGCELALSCDFVLVAEEAKLRMPEVALGTFIGGGTAYTLRRRVGHARAAELILLGRYFTPQEAGAWGLANEVLPAGEVLPAALELAGRLARNAPISMRLAKRLLDRAESVDAEEALRLEAEALFTCMASEDWREGLRAFAEKRDPVYRGA; encoded by the coding sequence CTGAGCGCCGGCGCCGAAGTCCCGCTTCTGGTCGAGGCGGAGGGTCCCGTCCGGATCCTCCGCCTCAACCGTCCTCACCGTCTCAACGCCGTAAGCCTCCCCATGTACGAGGCGCTGGAGACCGAACTCGCCCGCATCGGCGCCGACTTCGAGACGCGCGTCGTCATCGTGACCGGGACGGGACGGGGGTTCTGCTCAGGGGCGGATCTCAAGGCGCACCGGGATCACGAGGCGTCGCGCGCGGAGCGCCACGCCTACATCGAGACGAGCCAGCGTGTGTTCCGGGCACTCCAGACGCTGCCGCAGCCCGTGGTCGCGGCCGTGAACGGACACGCGATCGGGGCGGGCTGCGAACTCGCCCTCTCGTGCGACTTCGTCCTCGTGGCGGAGGAGGCGAAGCTGCGCATGCCGGAGGTCGCGCTGGGGACCTTCATCGGCGGCGGGACGGCCTACACGCTGCGTCGGCGCGTGGGACACGCGCGCGCGGCCGAGCTGATCCTGCTGGGGCGCTACTTCACCCCGCAGGAGGCGGGAGCGTGGGGCTTGGCCAACGAAGTGCTTCCGGCGGGGGAGGTCCTCCCCGCCGCGCTCGAACTCGCCGGACGACTGGCCCGCAACGCCCCGATCTCCATGCGCCTCGCCAAGCGCCTCCTGGACCGGGCGGAGTCCGTCGACGCCGAGGAGGCCCTCCGACTCGAGGCGGAAGCGCTCTTCACGTGCATGGCCTCGGAGGACTGGCGCGAGGGCCTGCGGGCATTCGCCGAGAAGCGCGACCCGGTCTATCGCGGCGCCTGA
- a CDS encoding prolyl oligopeptidase family serine peptidase produces MRHDYSPRILRFSLSFAFVLTASTADVAAQEGADGYQTPAAELAALVDAPATPGISLSPDESVMLLTMRPSLPSIAEVAAPELRIAGLRINPRTNGPSRARPSNGLALRTFDGEERAVTGLPENPRIRNTRWSPNGSTVAFTHDTDSAVQLWIVDVASAAARRLSDLDLVNVGFGAPFSWSPEGEFLYAMAVPPGRGPAPAEPMVPTAPMIEETSGEAAPARTYQDLLQDQHDEALYEYYSTAQLARVGLDGSVAMVGDPSIFSGSSPSPDGEHLLVQTTHRPYSYQVPASRFPRTIEVWDTQGNVVHQVAELPLQDGVPTSFGSVPTGVRSISWRADADATLYWTEAQDGGDALAEADIRDRVFMHAAPFSGEPAAIAALPLRYGGVMWAEEGFAFVSESWFSTRRQRTYRIDPDAPGEMELIFDLQTEDRYNNPGFPMFTTNERGRGVLMTADGGASIYLAGQGASPEGNRPFLRKRNLDTGEEEELFRSAAPYYEGVVTLLEDGRLMTRRESVDEPPNYFVRDLERGTTSAVTEFPHPYPQFAGIRKEAIQYERGDGIPLSATLYLPADYDQERDGPLPTFVWAYPTEFKSAAAAGQRRDSPYQFTRIPYGGAVPYVTRGYAVLDNASMPVIGEGDAEPNDSFREQLVANAQAAVDEGVRRGVVDPDRVGVGGHSYGAFMTGNLLAHSDIFRAGVARSGAYNRTLTPFGFQREQRLFWEDPDLYLYMSPFMHADKVDEPILIIHGEDDNNSGTFPIQSRRFYAALKGLGATARLVFLPAESHGYAARESVLHVLWETDRWLEMHVKPAKPVTTTDDAGS; encoded by the coding sequence ATGCGACACGATTACAGCCCTCGAATCCTCCGATTCTCCCTCTCCTTCGCGTTCGTCCTCACCGCTTCCACGGCGGATGTTGCCGCGCAGGAGGGTGCGGACGGCTATCAGACGCCGGCCGCCGAACTCGCCGCACTCGTCGACGCCCCGGCGACCCCGGGGATCAGCCTGAGTCCCGACGAGTCGGTGATGCTGCTCACGATGCGGCCCAGCCTGCCGTCGATCGCCGAGGTCGCCGCGCCGGAACTGCGGATCGCCGGACTGCGCATCAACCCCCGCACGAACGGCCCCAGCCGCGCGCGCCCCTCAAACGGTCTCGCACTTCGCACCTTCGACGGGGAAGAGCGCGCCGTGACCGGCCTGCCGGAGAATCCGCGCATCCGCAACACGCGCTGGTCGCCGAACGGGAGCACGGTGGCGTTCACGCACGATACCGACTCGGCCGTGCAACTCTGGATCGTGGACGTCGCGTCCGCGGCGGCGCGGCGCCTGTCGGACCTCGATCTCGTGAACGTGGGCTTCGGGGCTCCGTTCAGTTGGTCGCCGGAAGGAGAATTCCTCTACGCCATGGCGGTGCCGCCCGGCCGAGGCCCGGCGCCCGCCGAGCCGATGGTGCCGACGGCGCCCATGATCGAGGAGACGTCGGGAGAAGCGGCCCCCGCCCGCACGTATCAGGACCTGCTCCAGGACCAGCACGATGAGGCGCTCTACGAGTACTACTCGACGGCGCAGCTGGCCCGCGTCGGTCTCGACGGTTCCGTGGCCATGGTCGGCGATCCCTCGATCTTCTCGGGCTCCTCGCCATCGCCGGACGGCGAGCATCTGCTCGTACAGACGACCCACCGGCCGTACTCGTACCAGGTGCCGGCCTCCCGCTTTCCGCGCACGATCGAAGTGTGGGACACGCAGGGGAACGTGGTTCACCAGGTCGCCGAACTCCCGCTCCAGGATGGCGTCCCCACGTCGTTCGGGTCGGTTCCGACGGGCGTGCGGTCGATCTCGTGGCGCGCCGACGCGGACGCGACGCTGTATTGGACGGAGGCGCAGGACGGCGGCGACGCTCTCGCCGAAGCGGACATCCGCGACCGGGTGTTCATGCACGCGGCGCCCTTCTCCGGCGAGCCCGCCGCGATCGCGGCGCTCCCGCTCCGCTACGGCGGCGTGATGTGGGCGGAGGAAGGGTTCGCCTTCGTGAGCGAAAGCTGGTTCTCCACCCGCCGGCAGCGCACCTACCGGATCGATCCGGACGCCCCCGGCGAGATGGAGCTGATTTTCGATCTGCAGACGGAGGACCGCTACAACAACCCCGGCTTTCCGATGTTCACGACGAACGAGCGCGGCCGGGGCGTCCTCATGACCGCCGACGGGGGGGCTTCGATCTACCTGGCGGGGCAGGGCGCTTCGCCCGAAGGCAACCGTCCCTTCCTCCGAAAGCGGAACCTCGATACGGGAGAAGAAGAGGAGTTGTTCCGCTCGGCGGCGCCGTACTACGAGGGCGTGGTCACGCTCCTCGAGGATGGGCGGCTGATGACGCGGCGGGAGTCGGTGGACGAGCCCCCGAACTATTTCGTGCGCGACCTCGAGCGGGGGACGACCAGCGCGGTGACCGAGTTCCCGCACCCGTATCCGCAGTTCGCCGGTATCCGCAAGGAGGCGATCCAGTACGAGCGCGGGGACGGAATCCCGCTCTCCGCCACGCTCTACCTGCCCGCGGACTACGACCAGGAGCGCGACGGTCCGCTGCCGACCTTCGTGTGGGCGTATCCGACCGAGTTCAAGAGCGCGGCGGCGGCCGGCCAGCGGCGCGACTCGCCGTACCAGTTCACGCGGATCCCCTATGGCGGCGCCGTACCGTACGTGACCCGTGGCTACGCCGTGCTCGACAACGCGTCGATGCCGGTCATCGGCGAGGGCGACGCCGAGCCCAACGACAGCTTCCGCGAGCAGCTGGTGGCGAACGCCCAGGCGGCGGTCGACGAAGGCGTGCGGCGCGGGGTCGTGGATCCGGACCGGGTCGGGGTCGGCGGACACTCCTACGGCGCGTTCATGACCGGCAACCTGCTCGCCCACTCCGACATCTTCCGGGCCGGCGTGGCTCGCAGCGGCGCCTACAACCGGACGCTGACGCCGTTCGGCTTCCAGCGGGAGCAGCGGCTCTTCTGGGAGGACCCGGACCTCTACCTGTACATGTCGCCCTTCATGCACGCGGACAAGGTGGACGAGCCCATCCTCATCATCCACGGCGAGGACGACAACAACTCGGGCACCTTCCCCATCCAGTCGCGGCGCTTCTACGCCGCGCTCAAGGGGCTGGGTGCGACGGCGCGGCTCGTGTTCCTGCCGGCCGAAAGCCACGGCTACGCGGCGCGGGAGTCGGTCCTGCACGTCCTGTGGGAGACTGACCGCTGGCTCGAGATGCACGTGAAGCCGGCGAAGCCCGTCACCACGACCGACGACGCGGGAAGCTGA
- a CDS encoding redoxin domain-containing protein, which yields MDARYLRCWAAGAVVAVGLAGCAPEGDTGDGDAAAAAGADETAAQEAAQVALGPVDGRDLPPVDLERVLAGSPAPDFTALSSTGEPITLSDYRGEKDVILFFYRGHWUPYCAKQLGELRDFMTPEQRERTQLLAIAPDSPEDIGLMVDRVLEDYDYALDFPLLSDDGSAITYRYGLLNEDSGRGRQLPHPTTYVIDMDGTVRWSFTEVDYRVRPEHADILAALEALAPQP from the coding sequence ATGGACGCGCGTTACCTCCGGTGTTGGGCAGCGGGGGCGGTGGTGGCGGTCGGGCTGGCCGGCTGCGCACCCGAGGGAGACACCGGAGATGGCGACGCCGCCGCGGCGGCGGGGGCCGACGAGACCGCGGCGCAAGAGGCTGCCCAGGTGGCGCTTGGCCCCGTGGACGGGCGCGACCTGCCCCCGGTGGACCTCGAGCGCGTGCTCGCGGGCAGCCCGGCGCCCGACTTCACGGCCCTCTCGAGCACGGGCGAGCCGATCACGCTTTCGGATTACCGCGGAGAGAAGGACGTCATCCTCTTCTTCTACCGCGGCCACTGGTGACCGTACTGCGCAAAGCAGCTCGGAGAGCTGCGAGACTTCATGACGCCCGAACAGCGCGAACGGACCCAGCTCCTGGCGATCGCGCCGGACAGCCCCGAGGACATCGGTCTCATGGTCGACCGGGTCCTCGAGGACTACGATTACGCGCTCGACTTCCCGCTCCTGTCCGATGACGGCTCCGCGATCACGTATCGCTACGGCCTCCTGAACGAGGACTCCGGGCGCGGGCGCCAGCTCCCGCACCCCACGACCTACGTCATCGACATGGACGGCACGGTGCGCTGGAGCTTCACCGAGGTGGACTACCGCGTCCGCCCGGAGCACGCCGACATCCTGGCCGCGCTCGAAGCCCTGGCGCCGCAGCCCTAG